In the Pyrococcus kukulkanii genome, one interval contains:
- a CDS encoding transcriptional regulator: MRVEVPLNPITRSEIHQLESLLLFATLFRPEVIELIKDPAERLTWVDSLAVAAGAIAREKAGMTVSEIARELGRTEATIRKHLKGESKAGQLVRETYELIKQGKLDELIKTIEMIEKGGLKEVVAKEEYEKLLQEYEELKQEFEEIKAKLEAAELESLEKAKKEIEELKSKLEKLEGEKKELEKELKEYKVKLMEYEAKAKRAEELEAKLKELEEKAKAVEEVETKIREYEEKVKECEEKLKEKNARIEELEAKLREYENKVKSLEEEVSKLKDGIRKAKELLDSLLA, from the coding sequence ATGAGGGTGGAAGTTCCACTTAATCCGATAACGAGAAGCGAGATTCACCAGCTCGAGAGCTTACTACTATTTGCAACACTCTTCAGGCCGGAGGTTATAGAATTAATTAAGGATCCCGCAGAGAGGTTAACCTGGGTTGACAGCTTAGCAGTAGCAGCTGGAGCAATCGCCAGGGAGAAGGCTGGAATGACCGTAAGTGAAATTGCAAGGGAGCTTGGAAGGACTGAGGCAACGATAAGGAAGCACCTCAAGGGTGAAAGCAAGGCTGGACAGCTTGTTAGAGAAACTTACGAGCTAATTAAGCAGGGTAAGCTTGACGAGCTAATAAAGACGATAGAGATGATAGAGAAGGGTGGACTTAAGGAGGTAGTGGCTAAGGAAGAGTACGAGAAGTTACTGCAGGAGTACGAGGAGCTCAAGCAGGAGTTTGAGGAGATAAAGGCAAAGCTTGAGGCTGCGGAGCTTGAAAGCTTAGAAAAAGCTAAGAAGGAGATAGAGGAGCTCAAGTCAAAGCTTGAGAAGCTTGAAGGGGAGAAGAAGGAGCTGGAGAAGGAGCTTAAGGAGTACAAGGTTAAGCTGATGGAGTACGAGGCAAAGGCCAAGAGGGCTGAAGAACTTGAAGCGAAACTCAAGGAACTTGAGGAGAAGGCAAAGGCAGTTGAAGAAGTTGAGACTAAGATTAGGGAGTACGAGGAGAAGGTAAAGGAGTGCGAAGAGAAGCTTAAGGAGAAGAACGCCAGAATTGAGGAGCTTGAAGCAAAGCTTAGGGAGTACGAGAACAAAGTTAAGTCCCTTGAGGAGGAAGTTAGCAAGCTCAAGGATGGTATAAGGAAAGCCAAGGAATTACTTGACTCCCTTCTTGCTTGA
- a CDS encoding KaiC domain-containing protein, with protein sequence MTRRVKTGIPGMDEILHGGIPERNVVLLSGGPGTGKTIFSQQFLWNGLQMGEPGIYVALEEHPVQVRQNMAQFGWDVRKYEEEGLFAMVDAFTAGIGKSKEYEKYIVHDLTDIREFIEVLRQAIRDINAKRVVVDSVTTLYINKPAMARSIILQLKRVLAGTGCTSIFVSQISVGERGFGGPGVEHGVDGIIRLDLDEIDGELKRSLIVWKMRGTSHSMRRHPFDITDKGIIVYPDKVLKRGRVLEI encoded by the coding sequence ATGACGAGGAGAGTTAAGACTGGGATTCCTGGGATGGATGAGATACTCCACGGCGGCATCCCTGAGAGAAACGTTGTCCTGCTCAGCGGAGGTCCTGGGACTGGTAAGACAATCTTCAGCCAGCAGTTCCTATGGAACGGGCTTCAGATGGGTGAGCCTGGCATTTATGTTGCCCTCGAAGAACACCCTGTTCAGGTTAGACAGAACATGGCTCAGTTTGGCTGGGACGTGAGGAAGTACGAGGAGGAAGGATTGTTTGCGATGGTTGACGCTTTTACCGCAGGAATTGGGAAGAGCAAGGAGTATGAAAAGTACATAGTCCATGATCTCACAGATATAAGGGAGTTTATCGAAGTGCTTAGGCAAGCAATAAGGGACATCAACGCCAAGAGGGTTGTCGTTGACTCGGTAACTACCCTGTACATAAACAAGCCTGCCATGGCTAGGAGCATAATACTACAGCTTAAGAGAGTTCTTGCAGGAACTGGATGTACTTCAATATTCGTCAGCCAGATAAGCGTTGGAGAAAGGGGATTCGGTGGGCCTGGAGTTGAGCACGGTGTCGATGGAATAATTAGACTCGACCTAGATGAGATTGATGGAGAGTTGAAGAGGTCATTGATAGTCTGGAAGATGCGTGGAACGAGCCACTCAATGAGGAGACATCCCTTTGATATAACGGACAAGGGGATAATTGTGTATCCGGATAAGGTGCTCAAGAGGGGGAGGGTCCTAGAGATTTGA
- a CDS encoding MBL fold metallo-hydrolase, with amino-acid sequence MKVIILGSGSYSGTPKPLCTCENCVRARLNPMYRRTRFSIYIEGILIDPSPDLHYHLERTNKRVKHVLITHAHFDHVFGVPDLQVFKEVSFHSNELGIRTAQDLSRLAFGDIMPRGYRWEYEVLEFWKEYRIGRAKVVHFPVRHSIEVAGGFLIEINGVRIGVTGDTGPEILNDERVLELLMGVDLLISEMTKKESVPGVHLGVKDSIELAKKVNAEYTVFAHISHSNYPHEVLEKKVREAGVRGEVAKDFTIVEL; translated from the coding sequence ATGAAGGTCATAATCCTAGGATCTGGATCGTACAGTGGAACCCCAAAGCCCCTGTGCACCTGTGAGAACTGCGTGAGGGCAAGACTTAATCCCATGTACAGGAGGACGAGGTTCTCCATTTACATTGAAGGGATATTAATTGATCCAAGCCCTGATCTGCACTACCACTTGGAGAGGACTAACAAAAGGGTTAAGCACGTCCTCATAACCCATGCGCACTTTGACCACGTGTTTGGAGTTCCAGACCTTCAGGTGTTCAAGGAGGTGAGCTTTCATTCTAACGAGCTCGGCATTAGAACTGCCCAGGACCTTTCTAGGCTGGCCTTTGGCGACATCATGCCTCGCGGGTACAGATGGGAGTATGAAGTCCTAGAGTTCTGGAAGGAGTATAGGATTGGAAGGGCAAAGGTAGTTCACTTTCCAGTGAGGCACTCCATAGAAGTTGCCGGGGGATTTCTAATAGAGATAAATGGGGTTAGGATAGGCGTAACGGGAGATACTGGCCCTGAGATCCTTAACGATGAGAGGGTTTTAGAGCTCTTGATGGGAGTTGATCTTTTGATTTCTGAAATGACGAAAAAGGAATCAGTTCCTGGGGTTCACCTTGGTGTTAAGGACTCAATAGAGTTGGCGAAGAAGGTCAATGCCGAGTATACGGTGTTTGCCCATATAAGTCACAGCAACTACCCCCATGAGGTTCTCGAGAAGAAGGTTAGAGAGGCTGGAGTTAGGGGAGAGGTGGCGAAAGACTTTACGATTGTAGAGCTGTAA
- a CDS encoding AAA family ATPase has product MLFDVKPKTSIKDLFGRKAEYLMFKDAIKKNRNFILITGPRRIGKTSFLYASLNEIAKEGVPYVVIDARAATSLNSKYPQKVIAGHIYKVLSGRSVLSEVISRVKGIKLGPVELELKDKFDLIDVFAELNKIGKVIVAFDEAQYLRFANEDLTKFFAWVLDALQNIILVFTGSQVGVLEKFLRLYDGSSPLFGRYNVRIVLPRFNPSESLEFLERGFKEVGRDVREEELLSAIKTLNGIPGWLVHYGVFRVDGLTHEEAIERVLEEAMTYVISEFKELSKLSPRYEEIMKVVAELSEGRGGVKFEEIRKKTKINPRSLRNYINRLIDYGFLEPTGHGRYRIPDPVMFRVFKRL; this is encoded by the coding sequence ATGCTATTTGATGTGAAACCAAAGACATCGATTAAAGATTTGTTTGGAAGGAAGGCTGAATATCTAATGTTTAAAGATGCTATAAAGAAGAACAGGAACTTTATTCTGATTACTGGGCCCAGGAGAATAGGAAAAACTAGTTTTCTGTATGCGTCGTTGAATGAGATCGCCAAGGAAGGCGTGCCTTACGTGGTGATAGATGCTAGAGCCGCTACGTCCCTTAACTCCAAGTATCCCCAGAAAGTGATTGCCGGGCACATCTATAAGGTCTTGAGTGGAAGGAGCGTTCTTAGTGAGGTTATTTCAAGAGTCAAGGGAATTAAGCTTGGACCAGTTGAGTTAGAGCTTAAGGATAAGTTTGATTTGATAGACGTCTTTGCAGAATTAAACAAGATTGGGAAGGTTATCGTGGCCTTTGATGAGGCCCAATACCTGAGGTTTGCAAATGAAGACTTAACGAAATTCTTTGCCTGGGTTCTTGATGCCCTCCAAAACATAATCCTCGTGTTCACTGGTTCCCAAGTTGGAGTGCTTGAAAAGTTTCTAAGGTTATATGATGGCTCGTCCCCTCTCTTTGGGAGGTACAACGTGAGAATAGTCTTGCCGAGATTTAATCCCTCAGAGAGCTTGGAATTCTTGGAGAGGGGATTTAAGGAAGTCGGCAGGGATGTCAGGGAAGAAGAATTGCTGTCAGCAATAAAAACTTTAAATGGAATTCCTGGGTGGCTAGTTCATTACGGTGTCTTTAGGGTCGATGGGCTAACCCATGAGGAGGCTATAGAGAGGGTTCTGGAGGAGGCAATGACGTACGTTATCTCGGAATTTAAAGAGCTTTCAAAGCTTTCCCCGAGGTACGAGGAGATAATGAAGGTTGTTGCGGAGCTGAGCGAGGGTAGGGGTGGAGTAAAATTTGAAGAGATAAGGAAGAAAACTAAAATAAACCCGAGGAGCCTGAGGAACTACATAAACAGGCTCATTGATTACGGATTCCTTGAGCCCACCGGACACGGGAGGTATAGGATCCCAGATCCTGTCATGTTCAGAGTTTTCAAGAGGCTCTAA
- a CDS encoding DUF92 domain-containing protein has product MSVQGFLILIALAIISYKAKALDLWGTFTAFILGYFILSLGGWLPFLALLLFLISGTLATKFKIKEKKKLGLVDEKCRSIRNVLGNGLAPLLFLAYEKFIGDDYGWAAVFASIATANADTLASEIGKVLGKHPRIILGFKKAKPGEEGAVSVQGEMAALFGAAMIAFVSTFITNLKLEMFLSILIGGFIGANVDSLIGATLEKKGITNNDSTNFLSTLIGGFIGLSLFLLFT; this is encoded by the coding sequence ATGAGCGTTCAAGGATTCCTGATCCTAATAGCACTTGCTATAATAAGCTATAAGGCTAAAGCCCTCGACCTATGGGGAACTTTCACTGCTTTCATCCTTGGATATTTCATCCTTTCCCTTGGAGGTTGGTTACCTTTTCTGGCTCTTCTCCTCTTTCTGATATCTGGAACACTTGCAACAAAATTCAAAATCAAAGAGAAGAAAAAGCTCGGCCTTGTGGATGAAAAATGCAGAAGTATAAGAAACGTCCTGGGAAATGGTCTTGCTCCCCTACTGTTCTTGGCTTATGAGAAGTTCATTGGAGACGATTATGGTTGGGCAGCGGTTTTTGCTTCAATTGCTACTGCCAATGCCGATACTTTAGCTAGTGAGATAGGAAAAGTCCTTGGAAAGCATCCCAGGATTATACTTGGATTCAAAAAAGCTAAGCCAGGAGAGGAAGGAGCTGTAAGCGTTCAAGGAGAAATGGCTGCACTATTTGGAGCAGCAATGATAGCTTTTGTTAGCACCTTTATCACGAATTTAAAGCTTGAAATGTTCCTCTCAATTCTTATTGGAGGTTTTATAGGGGCAAACGTCGATAGTCTAATAGGAGCCACTCTAGAGAAGAAAGGAATAACGAATAACGACAGCACAAACTTTTTATCAACGTTAATCGGAGGATTTATCGGATTATCACTGTTCCTCCTGTTTACGTGA
- a CDS encoding HVO_0476 family zinc finger protein: MEEYFICPECGSEDVEVIKERGREITLKCNECGHVWIITLPKLKKVPVIVSKHERSFREFAELPEDETVKVGDVIELENDEVRVLSIELPGGKRVRRAKVQEIQTIWGESLTYPKVFGVSIYLPGGITQSFKVVVDRDEEFVVGEVIEVGGYTFKVEMIKTERKLMRSGKAKADKIVRLMGHAIRGRARRKLKVYEGYESLQEEG, encoded by the coding sequence ATGGAGGAATACTTCATCTGCCCAGAGTGCGGGAGTGAGGATGTAGAGGTAATCAAGGAGAGAGGGAGAGAGATCACCCTAAAGTGCAACGAGTGCGGTCACGTTTGGATAATCACTCTCCCCAAGCTCAAAAAGGTTCCGGTCATAGTCAGCAAGCACGAGAGGAGCTTTAGAGAGTTCGCAGAGCTACCAGAAGACGAAACGGTAAAGGTGGGAGATGTGATTGAGCTTGAGAACGACGAAGTGAGGGTATTGAGCATAGAGCTCCCAGGAGGAAAAAGAGTTAGGAGGGCAAAAGTGCAGGAGATCCAGACGATATGGGGCGAGAGCTTAACGTACCCAAAGGTCTTCGGCGTGTCGATATACCTTCCAGGGGGAATAACACAGTCTTTCAAGGTCGTAGTCGACAGGGATGAAGAATTCGTCGTTGGGGAGGTTATCGAGGTTGGAGGCTACACATTCAAAGTTGAGATGATAAAGACCGAGAGAAAGCTGATGAGGAGTGGAAAGGCCAAGGCAGACAAGATAGTCAGGCTAATGGGACATGCGATAAGGGGAAGAGCAAGGAGGAAGCTTAAAGTCTATGAGGGTTACGAATCACTACAGGAGGAAGGTTAA
- a CDS encoding DUF998 domain-containing protein → MKKLAYIGPVISVGGVLTSYLIHRNWWRITENAISDLGKVGLPYNWVMNASLIIGALLLIIFSASMIVKREKLQWKVSFSLYLLGMIFLALVGIFPEGTSPHYEVSWGFFIFTFLAVLATSISLLLEGDKTGVLGIIIFAIGVPLSLWALHRFEGVAVAETIGVIAFLIWHYTLLKKLK, encoded by the coding sequence ATGAAGAAACTAGCGTACATCGGGCCTGTAATTTCGGTTGGTGGTGTGCTTACCTCTTATTTAATCCATAGGAACTGGTGGAGAATAACTGAAAATGCTATAAGCGATCTTGGCAAGGTAGGTCTCCCATACAATTGGGTAATGAATGCCTCCTTAATCATTGGAGCACTCCTTTTGATTATCTTTTCAGCCTCGATGATAGTAAAAAGGGAGAAGCTCCAGTGGAAGGTAAGCTTCAGCCTGTACCTCCTGGGGATGATCTTTTTAGCCCTCGTTGGGATATTCCCCGAGGGGACAAGTCCACACTACGAGGTAAGCTGGGGATTCTTCATATTCACGTTTCTAGCGGTGCTTGCAACTTCTATTTCCCTCCTTTTGGAGGGAGATAAAACAGGAGTTTTGGGCATTATAATTTTCGCAATAGGAGTCCCCCTCTCGCTCTGGGCCCTTCACAGGTTCGAAGGAGTGGCGGTTGCGGAAACTATAGGTGTCATTGCATTCCTGATCTGGCACTACACCTTACTCAAAAAACTAAAATAA
- a CDS encoding SagB/ThcOx family dehydrogenase — protein MKRVAWFTVFLVIVGSLAVLLKPYLPRERGETTMIGEVIKLPEPRLKGEMSVEEAIAKRRSIRRYRNESLTLQELSQLLWAAQGITEPNRKFRAAPSAGATYPFEVYVVVGRVEGLEPGIYHYDPFSHSIKLVKRGDFRKALQRAALNQAWVGSAAIDIVLVAYYERTTKYYGERGKMYVHMEAGHIGQNIYLQATALNLGTVAVGAFYEDQVTETLGVDGVPLYIFPVGKI, from the coding sequence ATGAAGAGGGTTGCATGGTTTACTGTTTTCCTAGTTATAGTAGGTAGCCTAGCGGTTTTGCTGAAGCCCTACCTACCCAGGGAAAGGGGTGAAACCACGATGATAGGGGAAGTTATCAAGCTCCCAGAGCCAAGACTTAAGGGAGAAATGAGCGTTGAGGAGGCAATAGCAAAGAGGAGGAGCATAAGAAGGTACAGAAACGAGTCCTTAACCCTTCAAGAGCTCTCACAGCTATTATGGGCAGCCCAGGGGATAACCGAACCCAACAGAAAATTCAGAGCCGCACCGAGTGCCGGAGCTACCTATCCATTTGAAGTTTACGTGGTCGTTGGGAGGGTTGAGGGTCTCGAACCCGGGATATACCACTATGATCCCTTCTCGCACTCGATAAAGCTAGTAAAAAGGGGAGACTTTAGGAAAGCGCTCCAGAGAGCAGCGTTGAATCAGGCATGGGTGGGAAGCGCGGCGATAGATATAGTCCTCGTGGCTTACTACGAGAGAACGACAAAGTACTATGGGGAGAGGGGTAAAATGTACGTCCACATGGAGGCCGGGCATATAGGCCAGAACATATACCTTCAAGCTACAGCCCTCAACTTAGGAACCGTAGCCGTGGGAGCCTTCTATGAGGATCAAGTCACCGAGACACTTGGCGTAGATGGAGTTCCACTATACATATTCCCGGTGGGGAAGATATGA
- a CDS encoding potassium channel family protein, whose protein sequence is MLPVPVLRKLLKIHFKLKKSRIAWLTLGVSVLAVILALLFMIFENLDFFTALYWAIITMSTIGYGDVTPTTQAGKIVAMVAAVAGISSFTALISLIAEYFLTSSLRRMMGMHGVRFKDHYVVIGKGPGVRAFVEEIIAAMERGEAERGKIVAIVESEDEKRKLNLPEEVEVLVGDPTEDDTLKRASIERAKHVILTPEDDSKAVFITLKVKSFSKAKIHVEALREESIPLLKNAGAERVVLSRGLAGRLLASSIFEPEVVDVLEDLMKSSEGHDIVIILDERTWNKNFKDAIEILSPSYFPIGYVKGEMRLAPPLDEVVPQGAKLICITGQSDVRKQGA, encoded by the coding sequence ATGCTACCAGTGCCGGTGCTAAGAAAACTCCTGAAGATACACTTTAAGCTCAAGAAGAGCAGGATCGCATGGCTAACCCTTGGAGTTTCAGTTCTTGCGGTTATCTTGGCACTCTTATTCATGATTTTTGAGAATCTGGACTTCTTTACCGCCCTTTACTGGGCCATCATCACGATGTCCACGATAGGGTACGGCGATGTAACTCCAACGACTCAGGCAGGGAAGATAGTTGCAATGGTAGCAGCTGTGGCCGGAATCTCAAGCTTCACGGCCCTGATCTCGCTAATAGCCGAGTACTTCCTAACTTCTTCTCTAAGGAGGATGATGGGGATGCATGGTGTGAGGTTCAAAGATCATTATGTCGTTATAGGAAAGGGTCCTGGGGTTAGGGCCTTCGTTGAGGAAATAATTGCGGCAATGGAGAGGGGAGAAGCCGAAAGAGGAAAGATAGTAGCAATAGTGGAGAGCGAGGATGAAAAGAGGAAGCTGAATCTCCCAGAGGAAGTCGAGGTTTTAGTTGGAGATCCCACAGAAGATGACACGCTAAAGAGGGCCTCAATAGAGAGGGCCAAACACGTAATATTAACCCCTGAAGATGACAGCAAAGCGGTTTTCATAACGCTTAAGGTGAAAAGCTTCTCCAAGGCCAAGATACATGTTGAGGCATTGAGGGAAGAAAGCATCCCCCTTTTAAAAAATGCCGGAGCCGAAAGGGTCGTTCTTAGCAGGGGGTTGGCTGGAAGGCTACTTGCGAGCTCCATTTTTGAGCCAGAGGTAGTAGATGTCCTCGAGGATCTAATGAAGTCCAGCGAAGGGCACGATATCGTTATTATCTTAGATGAAAGGACATGGAACAAGAACTTTAAGGATGCCATTGAAATTTTGAGCCCGAGTTATTTCCCAATTGGTTACGTTAAGGGGGAGATGAGGTTAGCCCCACCACTCGATGAAGTAGTTCCCCAGGGAGCCAAGTTGATATGCATAACTGGCCAAAGCGATGTGAGAAAACAAGGGGCGTAA
- the speD gene encoding adenosylmethionine decarboxylase, with amino-acid sequence MDTIGHHYVVEAAGCDPKIIADPDKIREIFLEAAKRGNMEVKASYFFKFSPTGVSGVVIVAESHISVHTWPEKGYAALDVYTCGEKADPEKAVDYILEQFKAQYAHVSEIKRGIEEDDQTFTHTILTWEEKLDRRNGQKL; translated from the coding sequence ATGGATACAATTGGGCACCACTACGTTGTTGAGGCTGCAGGTTGCGATCCTAAGATCATTGCTGATCCTGACAAGATTAGAGAGATTTTCCTTGAGGCAGCAAAGAGAGGTAACATGGAGGTTAAGGCGAGTTATTTTTTCAAGTTCTCACCGACAGGGGTTAGTGGTGTCGTTATCGTTGCCGAAAGTCACATCTCAGTTCACACGTGGCCGGAGAAGGGTTACGCAGCCCTAGACGTTTACACTTGTGGTGAGAAGGCTGACCCAGAGAAGGCCGTTGACTATATTCTGGAGCAGTTCAAGGCCCAGTACGCTCACGTCTCGGAGATAAAGAGAGGGATCGAGGAGGATGATCAAACTTTCACCCACACAATACTAACATGGGAGGAAAAGCTCGATAGAAGGAACGGGCAGAAGCTTTAA
- the radA gene encoding DNA repair and recombination protein RadA: protein MAKKNGNADVKEIDELEELGFEPVEEVETTKKKKKEKEIRTIEDLPGVGPATAEKLREAGFDTLEAIAVASPIELKEVAGISEGAAIKIIQAARKAANLGTFMRADEYLKKRESIGRISTGSKSLDKLLGGGIETQAITEVFGEFGSGKCFAKDTPVYYENDTVLHMETIEEMYSKYAKINGEVPFDNGFAVPLNTVHVYTFDITKGEIRRTQATYIYREKVKRILEIKLSKGQVLKITKTHPVLVFRDGLKWVKAENVRPGDIIVGVKNVPKNAKTQNLGSGELEFHKVEEIREIDYNDWVYDLVVPGTHNFIAPNGLILHNTQLAHTLAVMVQLPPEEGGLHGSVIWIDTENTFRPERIREIARNRGLDPDEVLKHIYVARAFNSNHQMLLVQQAEDKIKELLNTDRPVKLLVVDSLTSHFRSEYIGRGALAERQQKLAKHLADLHRLANLYEIAVFVTNQVQARPDAFFGDPTRPIGGHILAHSATLRVYLRKGKGGKRVARLIDAPHLPEGEAVFRITEKGIED from the coding sequence ATGGCAAAGAAAAATGGTAACGCTGATGTTAAGGAGATTGACGAGCTTGAAGAGCTTGGCTTTGAGCCCGTGGAGGAGGTAGAAACGACAAAGAAAAAGAAGAAGGAGAAGGAGATTAGGACAATAGAGGATCTCCCTGGGGTAGGGCCGGCGACTGCAGAGAAGCTTAGAGAGGCAGGATTCGACACGCTAGAGGCAATAGCCGTTGCATCACCAATAGAGCTCAAGGAAGTCGCTGGAATAAGTGAGGGAGCAGCAATAAAGATAATTCAAGCCGCAAGAAAGGCCGCAAACCTAGGAACTTTCATGAGGGCTGACGAGTACTTGAAGAAGAGGGAGAGCATTGGAAGGATATCTACGGGAAGTAAGAGCTTAGATAAGCTGTTAGGCGGAGGAATAGAGACACAGGCGATAACAGAAGTATTTGGAGAGTTTGGATCGGGGAAATGCTTCGCCAAGGACACTCCAGTATACTATGAGAACGACACAGTGCTCCACATGGAGACAATAGAAGAGATGTACTCCAAATACGCAAAAATTAATGGCGAAGTCCCATTTGACAACGGATTTGCAGTTCCGCTCAACACCGTTCATGTATACACCTTCGACATCACCAAAGGAGAAATCAGGAGGACACAGGCAACTTACATCTACAGAGAGAAGGTAAAGAGGATCCTAGAGATAAAACTATCTAAGGGACAGGTACTGAAGATAACCAAGACCCATCCAGTCCTAGTATTCAGGGACGGACTAAAATGGGTAAAGGCAGAAAACGTTAGGCCAGGAGACATAATTGTTGGAGTTAAGAATGTTCCTAAAAATGCAAAAACGCAAAATCTAGGATCAGGGGAGCTAGAATTCCACAAAGTTGAAGAAATCAGGGAAATTGATTACAATGACTGGGTCTATGACCTAGTAGTCCCAGGAACACACAACTTCATTGCACCCAACGGTCTAATTCTCCACAATACCCAATTAGCTCATACTTTAGCCGTAATGGTGCAACTTCCTCCCGAAGAAGGAGGATTGCACGGTTCAGTAATCTGGATTGACACCGAGAACACCTTCAGACCGGAGAGAATTAGGGAGATCGCAAGGAACAGGGGACTTGATCCAGATGAGGTTTTAAAGCATATATACGTTGCAAGGGCCTTCAACAGCAACCACCAAATGTTGCTCGTCCAACAGGCTGAAGATAAGATAAAGGAGCTTTTGAACACGGACAGGCCCGTTAAGCTACTCGTAGTTGATTCACTAACGAGCCACTTCAGGAGCGAGTACATAGGAAGAGGAGCCCTAGCTGAGAGGCAACAGAAGCTTGCAAAGCACCTTGCAGACCTCCATAGACTCGCCAACCTCTACGAGATAGCTGTGTTCGTAACCAACCAAGTCCAAGCAAGGCCCGATGCATTCTTCGGAGATCCAACGAGGCCAATTGGTGGGCACATCTTAGCCCACTCCGCAACCCTTAGAGTATACTTAAGGAAGGGCAAGGGCGGAAAGAGGGTTGCAAGGTTAATAGATGCTCCACACCTTCCAGAGGGAGAGGCCGTGTTCAGGATAACGGAGAAAGGCATTGAAGATTAG
- a CDS encoding ABC transporter ATP-binding protein gives MAEVKLVNVWKIFGGFAAVKDLTLEVRDGEFLVLLGPSGCGKTTTLRMIAGLEEPSKGRIIIGDKVVADAEKGVFIPPKERDVAMVFQSYALYPHMTVYDNIAFPLKLRKLPKQEIDRRVKEVAEMLGLTELLKRKPRELSGGQRQRVALGRAIVRKPKVFLMDEPLSNLDAKLRVKMRAELKKLQRQLGVTTIYVTHDQVEAMTMGDRIAVMNKGVLQQVGTPEEVYEKPKNTFVAGFIGTPPMNFTEGTVREDGFIDFGKFKLKLLPDQLEVLQEANMIGKDVIFGIRAEDIYDAMFAQIKIPGENMARAKVDIVENLGGEKVVHLRIGEITFQAKFTGESKVKEGQEIDVVFDMKRAHIFKKENGEAVF, from the coding sequence TTGGCTGAAGTCAAGTTAGTTAATGTTTGGAAGATCTTCGGGGGGTTTGCTGCGGTTAAGGATTTAACCCTAGAGGTTAGGGATGGTGAGTTCCTAGTACTTTTAGGCCCGTCGGGTTGTGGTAAGACTACGACTTTGAGGATGATTGCTGGGCTTGAAGAGCCCTCAAAAGGCAGGATTATAATTGGAGATAAAGTCGTGGCTGACGCTGAAAAGGGCGTATTCATCCCCCCTAAAGAAAGGGACGTAGCCATGGTCTTTCAATCCTATGCATTATACCCCCACATGACCGTTTATGACAACATAGCATTCCCCCTCAAGCTCAGGAAACTGCCCAAGCAAGAAATTGACAGGAGGGTTAAAGAAGTTGCTGAAATGCTGGGGCTTACTGAACTACTGAAGAGAAAACCAAGGGAATTATCAGGCGGGCAGAGGCAGAGGGTAGCCTTGGGGAGGGCAATAGTCAGGAAACCAAAAGTCTTCCTAATGGACGAACCCTTAAGCAACCTTGACGCAAAATTAAGAGTAAAAATGAGGGCTGAATTAAAGAAACTACAAAGACAACTAGGAGTCACGACAATCTACGTGACCCACGACCAGGTTGAGGCAATGACCATGGGAGATAGAATTGCAGTAATGAACAAGGGCGTTCTCCAACAAGTTGGGACCCCAGAAGAAGTCTACGAAAAACCAAAAAACACATTCGTAGCCGGATTCATAGGAACACCACCAATGAACTTCACAGAAGGAACTGTGAGAGAAGACGGTTTCATAGACTTCGGAAAATTCAAGCTCAAGCTACTTCCGGATCAACTTGAGGTACTCCAAGAAGCCAACATGATAGGAAAAGACGTGATATTTGGAATAAGAGCAGAGGACATCTATGATGCAATGTTTGCTCAAATAAAAATCCCTGGTGAAAACATGGCAAGAGCCAAGGTGGACATAGTGGAAAACCTCGGAGGGGAGAAGGTAGTCCACCTAAGAATAGGAGAAATAACATTCCAGGCAAAGTTTACAGGTGAATCAAAAGTGAAAGAAGGCCAAGAAATTGACGTAGTTTTCGATATGAAGAGAGCTCATATCTTCAAGAAAGAAAACGGAGAAGCGGTGTTCTAA